Genomic segment of Streptomyces sp. NA02950:
TGCTGGTGCTCCCGGTGGCGCTGTTCTGCGGAGACACGGTCGCCTCCGAGGCCGGATGGTCGTCCCTGCGCTATCTGCTGGCGGCACCGGTGCCCCGGGCGAGGCTGCTGGCGAGCAAGCTGACCGTGGGACTCCTGTTCAGCGCGGCCGCCATGGTGCTGCTCCCGCTGGTCGCGCTGGTGGTCGGCACGGTGGCGTACGGATGGGGGCCGCTGCGGATCCCCACCGGTGGCGAACTGGCCACGGGGGTCACCCTGGCCCGGCTGGGGCTGGTGGTGGCGTACCTCTTCCTGTCCCAACTCGTCACCGCCGCCCTCGCGTTCTGGCTCTCCACGGTCACCGACGCACCGTTGGGCGCCGTGGGCGGGGCGGTCGGGCTGACCATCGTGGGCAGTGTGCTGGACGCCGTCACCGCCCTCGGGTCCTGGCGCGAATTCCTCCCGGCGCACTGGCAGTTCGCCTGGGTGGATGCCCTCCAGCCGCATCTGGAGTGGGGTGGCATGGTGAAGGGGACCGCGGTGTCCGTCGCCTACGCACTGGTGCTCCTCGCCCTTGCCTTCCGTGGCTTCGGCCGCAAGGACGTGGTGTCGTGAGACACCCGGTGCGGTGAGCGCGGGCCTCCCGTCCCGGCCGGGTGCTCCGGCCGGGACGGGAGGCCCGCATCAGTAGTCCTTCAGGGTGTACGAGTTGACCAACCCCTTGGCCTCGGCCCTCCCGTCAGCCATCGCCTCCGGGCTCAGCATGGCCGGGTCGTCTGCCATCCGGGCATCCATCCGCTCCTTGTTGGACAGCGCGAAGTCCTGATGGTCCGTCATGTAGTCACGCAGCTCCCGCTCGTAGGCGGCGAAGGCCGTGGTGTGATCCCCGTCCGCGGCCTTCAGCTCACCCGCCAGGACATACGCACCCATCAGCGCCATGCTGGTGCCCTGACCCGACAGCGGTGAACCGCAGTAGCCCGCGTCGCCCAGCAGCGTCACCCGCCCGCGTGACCAGGAGTCCATCCGGATCTGGGACACCGAGTCGAAGTGGAAGTCGGGGGCGCCCCACATGTACTCCAGCATCCGTGGCATCTCCCAGCCCGCGTCCGC
This window contains:
- a CDS encoding ABC transporter permease, yielding MSSVTDAAPGYRARHTLPLRVEAVRQLRRRRTLVMAVVLAALPFVLVAAFAVGGAPEGRDDRINLMTTATASGANLAATALFVSAAFLLVLPVALFCGDTVASEAGWSSLRYLLAAPVPRARLLASKLTVGLLFSAAAMVLLPLVALVVGTVAYGWGPLRIPTGGELATGVTLARLGLVVAYLFLSQLVTAALAFWLSTVTDAPLGAVGGAVGLTIVGSVLDAVTALGSWREFLPAHWQFAWVDALQPHLEWGGMVKGTAVSVAYALVLLALAFRGFGRKDVVS